A section of the Rubrobacter aplysinae genome encodes:
- a CDS encoding ATP-binding protein translates to MERIDSLLPDSRKGTSGSSGSSQDSYGGRGKSGPVLRLDDQVCPHCGRELEAQWVEFPPALQRKFGKTGEWDYQPCTPECEKKNEQREWEKMRREAKIESLQDRSGLSKRMRGYSLSNFKPFTSHSATKAVEKVEEYLNNWEENRENGNGLYFGGGVGTGKTHLAVAVMNDLIRRERVPALFVTVPELLDNLRGAYNDPAKNLDEWMEAVKNADLLILDDLGSEKATHWVQERLFVIINHRYRETLPTLITSNTRPKDLPSQLGERTASRIFSMCTGVELEGDDYRKTSRETQARDAGRGSGTR, encoded by the coding sequence ATGGAACGGATAGACAGCCTGCTGCCGGATTCAAGGAAGGGTACGAGTGGTTCTTCGGGGAGTAGTCAGGATAGCTACGGCGGCCGTGGCAAGTCCGGCCCCGTTCTCCGACTCGACGATCAGGTCTGCCCGCACTGCGGCCGGGAGCTAGAGGCCCAGTGGGTGGAGTTTCCCCCGGCGCTGCAGCGCAAGTTCGGCAAGACCGGCGAGTGGGACTACCAGCCCTGCACCCCCGAGTGCGAGAAGAAGAACGAGCAGCGCGAGTGGGAGAAGATGCGCCGCGAGGCCAAGATCGAGAGCCTCCAGGACCGTAGCGGCCTCTCAAAGAGGATGCGCGGCTACTCTTTAAGTAACTTCAAGCCCTTCACCAGCCACAGCGCCACCAAGGCCGTCGAGAAGGTCGAGGAGTACCTGAACAACTGGGAAGAGAACCGCGAGAACGGGAACGGCCTGTACTTCGGCGGCGGCGTGGGGACCGGCAAGACCCACCTGGCTGTCGCGGTGATGAACGACCTGATCCGGCGCGAGCGTGTCCCGGCGCTTTTCGTGACCGTCCCCGAGCTTCTGGACAACCTGCGCGGGGCCTATAACGACCCGGCCAAGAACCTGGACGAGTGGATGGAGGCGGTCAAGAACGCCGACCTCCTCATACTGGACGACCTCGGATCGGAGAAAGCGACCCACTGGGTGCAGGAGCGGCTGTTCGTCATCATCAACCACCGCTACCGGGAGACGCTGCCGACGCTCATAACCTCTAACACCCGGCCAAAGGATCTGCCGTCCCAGCTCGGCGAACGCACGGCCTCGCGCATCTTCTCGATGTGTACCGGCGTCGAGCTCGAAGGTGACGATTACCGCAAGACCTCCCGGGAGACGCAGGCCCGGGACGCCGGACGCGGCTCCGGAACGAGATAG
- the accC gene encoding acetyl-CoA carboxylase biotin carboxylase subunit produces MAGSREGGISKVLVANRGEIALRVIRACRELGIPSVAVYSTADADSLHRLLADEAVCVGPALARASYLNIPAIISAAELTGADAIHPGYGFLSENARFAEICESCNIKFIGPSSETISRMGDKATARSVASAAGVPITPGSEGLCNDAAEIKRVGAEVGYPLVIKASAGGGGKGMRVVYREAEVADAHAAASREAGASFDDGSVYVEKYLESLRHVEVQVLADSHGNSAAFPERDCSVQRRYQKLVEESPAPGLPEEARSGMMEASARLVDSLGYEGAGTVEFVYSGGEYYFIEMNTRLQVEHPVTEMVTGVDLVAEQIRVAAGERLSERRKVVSEGHAMEFRINAEDPRRNFLPQTGPVEFYNPPGGPGVRVDSHLYPGYKVTPHYDSLLAKLVVHAASREAAVKRGARALDEFAVAGLETTLPLHLAILEDAEFRRGGVTTSFLSDRELTSERGLLRLSKPG; encoded by the coding sequence ATGGCCGGGTCCCGCGAGGGCGGCATCAGCAAGGTGCTCGTCGCGAACAGGGGTGAGATCGCGCTGCGCGTCATCCGGGCCTGCCGCGAGCTCGGGATACCCTCCGTCGCCGTCTACTCCACCGCCGACGCCGACTCGCTGCACCGGCTGCTGGCCGACGAGGCCGTGTGTGTCGGGCCGGCGCTGGCGCGGGCTAGCTACCTGAACATACCGGCGATCATCTCCGCCGCGGAGCTCACCGGGGCGGACGCGATACACCCCGGCTACGGGTTTCTCTCGGAGAACGCCCGGTTCGCCGAGATCTGCGAGTCCTGCAACATAAAGTTTATCGGGCCTTCCTCGGAGACGATCTCGCGCATGGGGGACAAGGCGACCGCCCGCTCCGTGGCGAGCGCGGCCGGAGTGCCCATAACCCCCGGCTCCGAGGGCCTGTGTAACGACGCGGCCGAGATAAAGCGCGTCGGGGCGGAGGTCGGCTACCCGCTGGTCATAAAGGCCAGCGCCGGGGGCGGGGGCAAGGGGATGCGGGTCGTCTACCGCGAGGCCGAGGTCGCCGACGCCCACGCCGCGGCGAGCCGGGAGGCCGGGGCGAGCTTCGACGACGGGTCGGTGTACGTCGAGAAGTACCTCGAGAGCCTGCGCCACGTCGAGGTGCAGGTGCTCGCTGACTCCCACGGCAACTCCGCCGCCTTCCCCGAGCGCGACTGCTCCGTGCAGCGCCGCTACCAGAAGCTCGTCGAGGAGTCTCCCGCCCCCGGCCTGCCGGAGGAGGCGCGCAGCGGCATGATGGAGGCCAGCGCCCGGCTCGTGGACTCTTTGGGCTACGAGGGCGCGGGGACGGTGGAGTTCGTGTACTCGGGCGGCGAGTACTACTTCATAGAGATGAACACGCGCTTGCAGGTCGAGCATCCGGTCACGGAGATGGTTACGGGCGTGGATCTCGTGGCCGAGCAGATCCGGGTCGCCGCCGGTGAGAGGCTCTCGGAGAGGAGGAAGGTCGTCTCAGAGGGCCACGCCATGGAGTTCAGGATCAACGCCGAGGACCCCCGCAGAAACTTCCTGCCCCAGACCGGCCCCGTGGAGTTCTACAACCCGCCGGGCGGCCCCGGGGTGCGGGTGGACTCTCATCTGTATCCGGGCTACAAGGTCACGCCGCACTACGACTCGCTACTGGCGAAGCTCGTGGTCCACGCCGCGAGCCGGGAGGCGGCGGTAAAGCGCGGGGCGCGGGCCCTGGACGAGTTCGCCGTCGCCGGGCTGGAGACGACGCTGCCGCTGCACCTGGCTATCCTGGAGGATGCGGAGTTTCGGCGCGGCGGCGTGACCACGAGCTTTCTCTCCGACCGGGAGCTTACGAGCGAAAGAGGCCTTTTAAGGCTCTCCAAGCCCGGCTGA
- the mutL gene encoding DNA mismatch repair endonuclease MutL: MADSASQTTNVRVLDPRVAQQVAADEVVDRPASVVKELVENALDAGATRVEVELGDGGTSHILVRDDGSGMSAEDARASVLRHATSKIQNLEDLEAVTTLGFRGEALPSIASVSAFRLTTSTGEGTATKVTVDGGGPAEVTGAAHPKGTTVLADRLLYNVPARRAFLKGTRAERAAIIEAVTHLAVAHPEVAFRLSEKGRDYLSLPEAGELPVRLAQIHGVAKARAMREVHYESGAFEVTGYAALPSVTEGSRSAQTVAVNGRWVRGESLQRGLDDAYRATVPGGRYPPVAIQVTVDPRRVDVNVHPTKQVVRFSEERAARDAVAAAVRDAIEWHPAAPATTPSHPEPRFQQDRIGPPEGKAPRVAERGADYGAQTQPAERPQRDLAAFRERISDASTPLSELSRSSEPGAREPEAGHAGGLPERGALPPLEGSRVIGQLAAGYILLEEPAALWIVDQHVAHERVLLDRLNDAGSREAPDPADPDSTGPATMQGLLMPHVVELSPAEAELAVDHLEELAVYGFEAEPFGPRSYRVTAIISTLADADVSHAFKDALAAVSGTGSGRHREDRILATIACHSAVKMGDRLSQEEMQRLIQDWLTTRLPATCPHGRSICYRTDLSEIARKLDRH; this comes from the coding sequence ATGGCGGACTCTGCGAGCCAAACCACGAACGTCCGGGTCCTCGACCCCCGCGTTGCCCAGCAGGTGGCGGCGGACGAGGTCGTTGACCGTCCGGCCTCGGTGGTAAAGGAGCTCGTCGAGAACGCCCTGGACGCCGGGGCCACGCGGGTAGAGGTGGAGCTCGGCGACGGCGGGACCTCCCACATCCTGGTGCGCGACGACGGCTCCGGCATGAGCGCCGAGGATGCCCGCGCCTCCGTGCTGCGCCACGCCACGAGCAAGATCCAGAATCTCGAAGACCTCGAAGCCGTTACCACGCTGGGCTTTCGCGGCGAGGCCCTGCCATCCATAGCCAGCGTCTCGGCCTTCCGGCTCACGACCTCCACGGGCGAGGGAACCGCGACGAAGGTCACCGTGGACGGCGGCGGACCGGCGGAGGTAACGGGGGCGGCACACCCGAAGGGCACCACCGTCCTCGCCGACCGCCTGCTCTACAACGTCCCGGCCCGCCGGGCGTTCCTGAAGGGCACCCGCGCCGAGCGAGCCGCCATCATAGAGGCCGTTACCCACCTGGCCGTCGCCCATCCGGAGGTGGCGTTCCGGCTTTCGGAGAAGGGCCGGGACTACCTATCCCTCCCGGAGGCCGGGGAGCTACCCGTGAGGCTGGCCCAGATCCACGGCGTCGCAAAGGCCCGGGCCATGCGCGAGGTCCACTACGAGTCCGGGGCCTTCGAGGTGACCGGCTACGCGGCCCTGCCCTCCGTAACAGAGGGCAGCCGCTCGGCCCAGACGGTCGCGGTGAACGGCCGCTGGGTGCGCGGCGAGAGCCTGCAGCGCGGCCTGGACGACGCCTACCGGGCGACGGTGCCCGGCGGACGCTACCCGCCGGTGGCGATCCAGGTCACGGTGGACCCCCGCCGGGTGGACGTGAACGTCCACCCCACCAAGCAGGTGGTCCGCTTCTCCGAAGAGCGTGCCGCCCGGGACGCGGTGGCCGCCGCCGTCCGCGACGCCATAGAGTGGCACCCGGCCGCGCCGGCCACCACGCCGAGCCACCCCGAGCCCCGCTTCCAGCAGGACCGTATCGGGCCCCCGGAGGGTAAAGCGCCCCGCGTCGCGGAGCGCGGAGCAGATTACGGCGCCCAGACCCAGCCGGCAGAGCGCCCGCAGCGGGACCTTGCGGCTTTCCGAGAGAGGATCTCGGACGCCTCCACCCCGCTTTCGGAGCTTTCACGCTCTTCGGAGCCCGGGGCGCGAGAGCCGGAGGCCGGACACGCCGGCGGGCTGCCCGAGCGGGGCGCGTTGCCGCCGCTCGAAGGGTCGCGCGTGATCGGCCAGCTCGCCGCAGGCTACATCCTGCTCGAAGAGCCCGCGGCCCTGTGGATCGTGGACCAGCACGTGGCCCACGAACGCGTCCTGCTCGACCGCCTGAACGACGCCGGCAGCCGGGAAGCCCCGGACCCGGCGGACCCAGACTCGACAGGCCCGGCGACGATGCAGGGGCTCCTGATGCCACACGTCGTCGAGCTCTCGCCCGCCGAGGCGGAACTGGCCGTGGATCACCTCGAAGAGCTGGCCGTCTACGGCTTCGAGGCCGAGCCATTCGGCCCCCGCTCTTACCGCGTTACCGCGATAATCTCCACCCTGGCCGACGCCGACGTGTCCCACGCCTTCAAGGACGCGCTCGCAGCCGTCTCCGGCACCGGCTCCGGACGCCACCGCGAGGACCGCATCCTCGCCACCATCGCCTGCCACTCCGCCGTCAAGATGGGCGACCGGCTCTCACAGGAGGAGATGCAGCGGCTCATCCAGGACTGGCTCACCACCCGCCTCCCGGCTACCTGTCCCCACGGGCGCTCCATCTGCTACCGCACGGATCTCTCAGAGATCGCCCGCAAGCTCGATCGCCACTAG
- a CDS encoding AI-2E family transporter produces the protein MKNRTVYLAVALAFALAVFSYFVYEIRTIVLVLLLTMLFSIIISGPVDYLAHRGLPRGLGILVVLGVLAGVFWLGGVAVAPVVERQARELVQNFPALLSQAEGFANRVQNFFGVDLGGFLQPQRLSETISGALSGDTFNVVANIGGSIANGLSLALVALIGTIYLVIRPAPLVNGFVSFFPAERRPRVREILTKLYGTVQRWFLGQLTTMVLIGVLSAIAFSIIGVPFAVLLGVFGGLVAFVPFIGPTIAVIPAILLALSESPVQAIWVLVAYLAIQAVESNVIQPIVMSQAVELHPAVVVFGLLIMGTLFGFVGLLLAVPLVAAIQVLTRELWVKRMDRIGTDPAPPAPRAKPRHPTKRFSRAWRALKGLFRS, from the coding sequence TTGAAGAACAGGACCGTGTACCTGGCCGTAGCGCTGGCGTTCGCGCTCGCGGTTTTCTCGTACTTCGTGTACGAGATCCGCACCATAGTCCTCGTCCTGCTGCTGACGATGCTGTTCTCGATAATAATCAGCGGGCCGGTAGACTACCTGGCCCACCGGGGCCTGCCGCGCGGTCTAGGCATCCTCGTCGTGCTCGGCGTCCTGGCGGGCGTTTTCTGGCTCGGCGGAGTCGCCGTCGCGCCGGTAGTGGAGCGGCAGGCCCGGGAGCTCGTCCAGAACTTTCCGGCGCTGCTGTCCCAGGCCGAGGGCTTCGCAAACCGGGTGCAAAACTTCTTCGGGGTGGACCTCGGGGGTTTTCTACAGCCGCAACGCCTCTCGGAGACGATCTCCGGCGCGCTCTCCGGCGACACGTTCAACGTGGTGGCGAACATCGGCGGCTCCATAGCCAACGGCCTCTCGCTGGCGCTGGTGGCGCTCATAGGCACTATCTACCTCGTTATACGCCCCGCGCCGCTGGTAAACGGGTTCGTCTCGTTCTTCCCGGCGGAGCGCCGGCCCCGGGTGCGGGAGATCCTGACCAAACTCTACGGCACGGTGCAGCGGTGGTTCCTGGGCCAGTTGACCACGATGGTGCTTATAGGGGTGCTCTCCGCGATCGCTTTTTCCATTATCGGGGTGCCCTTCGCGGTTCTTCTGGGGGTCTTCGGCGGGCTCGTCGCCTTCGTGCCTTTCATAGGTCCGACCATCGCCGTCATACCGGCGATACTCCTGGCCCTGAGCGAGAGCCCGGTGCAGGCGATCTGGGTGCTCGTCGCCTACCTGGCGATACAGGCCGTGGAGTCCAACGTGATACAGCCCATAGTGATGAGTCAGGCGGTCGAGCTCCACCCGGCGGTCGTGGTCTTCGGCCTTCTCATAATGGGCACCCTGTTCGGCTTCGTCGGCCTGCTCTTGGCCGTGCCGCTGGTGGCGGCGATACAGGTGCTAACGCGGGAGCTGTGGGTAAAGCGGATGGACCGGATAGGCACCGACCCGGCTCCCCCCGCCCCCAGGGCCAAACCAAGACACCCGACCAAACGCTTCAGCCGGGCTTGGAGAGCCTTAAAAGGCCTCTTTCGCTCGTAA
- a CDS encoding septal ring lytic transglycosylase RlpA family protein, giving the protein MSNVVVGVRAKKALYMVGALFIALAIAVVSSGKAEAAPTTASWYGPGFAGNPTASGEPFNPGALTAAHKSLPFGTQVEVCFNGCTTVTINDRGPYANGAEYDLSSAAADAIGLKAVGVGTVDATVLGQGGGTSEPAPEPTPEPAPAPEPAQEEAAPQQAAEPQQAAQPQASDVQNLSQEVEQSTEATNVNVFEQSPGVFISNVVVPVGPEGYQAAYQQAMEIAQQRANAAAGLI; this is encoded by the coding sequence ATGTCGAACGTAGTAGTAGGAGTGCGCGCCAAGAAGGCGTTGTATATGGTGGGTGCGCTGTTTATTGCGCTGGCCATCGCCGTTGTTTCTTCCGGTAAAGCCGAGGCCGCGCCGACCACCGCGAGTTGGTATGGTCCCGGTTTCGCCGGTAACCCGACCGCGAGTGGTGAGCCGTTCAACCCGGGCGCCCTGACCGCCGCCCACAAGTCTCTGCCGTTTGGCACGCAGGTCGAGGTCTGCTTCAACGGCTGCACGACCGTCACCATCAACGACCGTGGTCCGTACGCCAACGGTGCGGAGTATGATCTTTCCTCCGCCGCGGCGGATGCCATCGGCCTGAAGGCCGTCGGCGTTGGCACCGTGGACGCGACCGTCCTCGGCCAGGGTGGTGGGACCAGCGAGCCCGCACCGGAGCCGACGCCGGAGCCCGCTCCCGCACCGGAGCCGGCCCAGGAAGAGGCCGCGCCGCAGCAGGCCGCCGAGCCTCAGCAGGCCGCCCAGCCGCAGGCTTCCGACGTCCAGAACCTGAGCCAAGAGGTGGAGCAGAGCACCGAGGCCACCAACGTGAACGTCTTCGAGCAGAGCCCGGGCGTCTTCATCTCGAACGTCGTGGTCCCGGTTGGCCCCGAGGGCTACCAGGCCGCCTATCAGCAGGCCATGGAGATCGCCCAGCAGCGGGCAAACGCCGCGGCCGGCCTTATCTAG
- a CDS encoding DnaD domain-containing protein, translating into MERVRLTPPDERRARGEKARLYIRWMPRLGAEAVALYELLRALPDAGIESVETVEMAELLRTTPERAGDALQTLLDNGFATGHEGWIEVHPLPPGSGSPRRATDGPRQAEETPEAEQLEQLEEPRESQEPQELREREAPEESGAVEAAPGAREIEIVRAEPEGVSADDYFRYMGSLPAPHILEFLNGYCGRDGVEPDVVREALRIASERDARKMGYVRSILERWVERGVKTVADVELFEQDRKLRLVAEGGSGGSGGSGGYDTPQRGREVSDGTDRQPAAGFKEGYEWFFGE; encoded by the coding sequence ATGGAGCGGGTTCGGCTCACACCCCCGGATGAACGTCGTGCGCGGGGCGAGAAGGCGCGGCTGTACATACGCTGGATGCCGCGGCTGGGGGCGGAGGCCGTGGCGCTGTACGAGCTCCTGCGCGCCCTGCCCGACGCCGGTATAGAGTCGGTCGAGACGGTGGAGATGGCGGAGCTTTTACGCACCACGCCCGAGAGAGCCGGGGACGCTCTCCAGACGCTGCTCGACAACGGCTTTGCGACCGGGCACGAGGGTTGGATCGAGGTACACCCCCTGCCGCCCGGCTCCGGGAGCCCGCGGAGAGCGACCGATGGACCCCGGCAAGCCGAGGAGACGCCGGAGGCAGAGCAGCTAGAACAGCTAGAAGAGCCGAGAGAATCGCAGGAACCACAGGAACTAAGGGAACGGGAGGCACCCGAGGAGTCGGGTGCAGTCGAGGCCGCGCCGGGAGCCAGGGAGATCGAGATCGTCAGGGCCGAGCCCGAGGGAGTCTCCGCCGACGACTACTTCCGTTACATGGGCAGCCTGCCCGCGCCACACATACTGGAGTTCCTAAACGGCTACTGTGGCCGCGACGGCGTCGAGCCCGACGTGGTGCGGGAGGCGCTCAGGATCGCCTCCGAGCGCGACGCCCGCAAAATGGGCTACGTCCGATCCATCCTGGAGCGGTGGGTCGAGCGTGGCGTCAAGACCGTCGCGGACGTGGAGCTCTTCGAGCAGGACCGCAAGCTCCGCCTCGTCGCCGAGGGTGGTTCTGGGGGCTCTGGGGGCTCTGGAGGCTACGATACTCCGCAGAGAGGAAGGGAGGTGAGCGATGGAACGGATAGACAGCCTGCTGCCGGATTCAAGGAAGGGTACGAGTGGTTCTTCGGGGAGTAG
- a CDS encoding SDR family NAD(P)-dependent oxidoreductase, which produces MAKLDGKVAVITGASSGIGEATAEALAAEGASVAVAARRKDRLESLSQRIEGNGGRVLTVECDVTDEGQAHDLIRQVERELGRVDILVNNAGVMLLSRIDKSLSDEWRQMFDVNVLGLLYATDAALEVMKRQQSGHIVNISSVAGRVTNPSSGVYSGTKFAVNAISDGLRKENVDDHLRVTVIEPGAVATELTEHISDDEAKDAIEGMVNRMDPLQSEDVANAIAYAVTQPARVNVDEILIKPTDQA; this is translated from the coding sequence ATGGCGAAGCTTGACGGCAAGGTAGCGGTGATCACGGGCGCGTCGAGCGGCATCGGCGAGGCCACGGCGGAGGCGCTCGCCGCCGAGGGAGCGAGCGTGGCGGTCGCGGCCCGCCGCAAGGACCGGCTGGAGAGCCTGTCGCAGCGCATCGAGGGTAACGGCGGTCGGGTGCTCACGGTGGAGTGCGACGTCACCGACGAGGGGCAGGCGCACGACCTGATCCGGCAGGTAGAGCGGGAGCTTGGCCGGGTGGACATCCTGGTAAACAACGCGGGCGTGATGCTGCTCTCCCGGATAGACAAGAGCCTCTCGGACGAGTGGCGTCAGATGTTCGACGTGAACGTGCTCGGCCTCCTGTACGCCACCGACGCCGCCCTGGAGGTGATGAAGCGCCAGCAGAGTGGCCACATCGTGAACATCTCCAGCGTGGCGGGCAGGGTCACCAACCCGAGCAGCGGCGTCTACTCCGGCACCAAGTTCGCCGTCAACGCCATAAGCGACGGGCTGCGCAAGGAGAACGTGGACGATCATCTGCGCGTTACGGTAATAGAGCCCGGCGCGGTCGCCACCGAGCTAACCGAGCACATCTCCGACGACGAGGCGAAGGACGCCATAGAGGGCATGGTCAACCGGATGGACCCGCTACAGAGCGAGGACGTCGCGAACGCCATCGCCTACGCCGTCACCCAGCCGGCCCGGGTAAACGTGGACGAGATCCTCATAAAGCCGACGGATCAGGCATAG
- the accB gene encoding acetyl-CoA carboxylase biotin carboxyl carrier protein, producing the protein MPGYAERDTRDRRARIGARGMNNVDNVDNVNNAGNGGSSGENAGDPGPESALPLEEVGRLVELVQESGVGEIRVRQGELEVTVRARETAIPEGGPPAQPAARTAAPEPAPAETEEAAGQDGLHEVRSPLVGTFYRAPAPGEDDYVQVGDRVREGQTLCIVEAMKLMNEIPADVSGEVVEVLAENTGGVQYDQPLFALQPDSE; encoded by the coding sequence ATGCCGGGCTATGCAGAGCGAGATACACGAGACCGCCGGGCCCGCATCGGGGCGCGCGGCATGAACAACGTAGATAACGTAGACAACGTGAACAACGCGGGCAACGGCGGCTCCTCCGGAGAGAATGCCGGAGATCCGGGGCCGGAGAGCGCGCTCCCGCTGGAAGAGGTCGGCCGGCTGGTCGAGCTCGTCCAGGAGAGCGGGGTGGGTGAGATCCGGGTCCGTCAGGGTGAGCTGGAGGTGACGGTTCGCGCCCGGGAGACCGCGATACCGGAGGGCGGCCCGCCCGCGCAGCCCGCCGCTCGGACTGCCGCCCCAGAGCCGGCCCCGGCGGAGACGGAGGAGGCCGCCGGGCAGGACGGGCTGCACGAGGTGCGCTCGCCGCTGGTGGGGACCTTCTACCGGGCCCCCGCCCCCGGTGAGGACGATTACGTGCAGGTCGGCGACAGGGTGCGCGAGGGACAGACCCTGTGCATCGTCGAGGCGATGAAGCTGATGAACGAGATCCCGGCCGACGTCTCCGGTGAGGTCGTGGAGGTGCTGGCCGAGAACACCGGAGGTGTGCAGTACGATCAGCCGCTCTTCGCGCTGCAGCCCGACTCCGAGTGA
- a CDS encoding DUF1385 domain-containing protein translates to MARAGERSSRKSRASGATGEPEGGESRDNRGGDWEPLAFGGMARLHGIDFFGPGYMSVADRRGSEIELRIDHSRSGPPRSPLVRRVSRWPLVRSGFFWGRLLLQLVGSVRGVIALLLTLLVLWLFTLLLEFGGRVGGDGLFGDALNLFATFPVLPLLLLLFAGMKFTAIGRYHGAEHKAVAAYERDGEVTLPGAKRSGRIHPRCGTNILIYIILASLLAPVISWPPYAVLQFVLISEAWYVLGDTRASIAAGNFLQRYFTTSEPRRAELEVAVESLQRLVKAEAGEMNGEIGKTLQIPARF, encoded by the coding sequence TTGGCCCGCGCGGGTGAGCGGTCATCGAGGAAGTCCAGGGCCTCTGGAGCAACGGGAGAGCCGGAGGGCGGCGAGTCCCGGGATAACCGGGGCGGAGACTGGGAGCCGCTGGCCTTCGGAGGCATGGCCCGCCTGCACGGGATAGACTTCTTCGGCCCGGGTTACATGAGCGTCGCCGACCGTCGCGGGAGCGAGATCGAGCTCCGCATAGACCACTCCCGCTCCGGGCCTCCGCGCTCCCCGCTGGTGCGGCGCGTCTCCCGGTGGCCTTTGGTGAGATCCGGCTTTTTCTGGGGCCGGCTGCTCCTGCAGCTGGTGGGCTCCGTGCGCGGGGTGATCGCGCTCCTGCTGACACTGCTCGTGCTGTGGCTCTTTACGCTCCTGCTGGAGTTCGGCGGGAGGGTCGGTGGGGACGGCCTTTTCGGGGACGCCCTCAACCTGTTCGCCACATTCCCCGTGCTGCCGCTGCTACTGCTGCTCTTCGCGGGCATGAAGTTCACCGCCATAGGCCGCTATCACGGCGCCGAGCACAAGGCGGTCGCCGCCTACGAGCGCGACGGCGAGGTGACCTTGCCGGGCGCGAAGCGCAGCGGCCGCATCCACCCCCGCTGCGGCACGAATATCCTGATCTACATAATCCTGGCCTCGCTGCTGGCCCCCGTGATTAGCTGGCCGCCGTACGCCGTGCTGCAGTTCGTCCTGATCTCCGAGGCCTGGTACGTCCTCGGTGACACCAGAGCCTCCATAGCCGCCGGAAACTTCCTGCAGCGTTACTTCACGACCTCCGAGCCCCGCCGGGCCGAGCTAGAGGTCGCGGTGGAGTCCCTCCAGAGGCTCGTAAAGGCCGAAGCCGGAGAGATGAACGGCGAGATCGGCAAGACCCTCCAGATCCCGGCCCGCTTCTAG
- a CDS encoding circularly permuted type 2 ATP-grasp protein has translation MSSTGYPRFERSLSATNEVFLPDNNPRPVYREVLAELGGLGPGKWRERLDLAHRRLLDEQHAFGLADGDMTHPTDWVPRIIPAEDWERLEKGAAQRLRAINEFLRRLEAGTEEIVPREVLETSVLYDTGTPNRFGPVPVRQISFDIVAVEGERDESGIGPLEYLVIEENAKMPVGLAPMTRRRQMTRDVFFPEAYEKLPVRSLDGWLARLGDALRAAAPQGRPEEATLAVVSGGPEDQFYLDHHIYAAEMGAILAEPGDLDFDEAGYLVQRATGRRIDVIYERVDEDRLYSELPRLLKSHLEGKVHVLFAPNSEVIDDKGVYPFVPEMIRRYLGEEPIIGNARTYSLAVESDREYVMDHFDELVIKSRGGYGGKDVLIGPSEPPETIQKFRRQVEENPVEYIAQELIDFSTHVLCEPGDSEGSDKAGPELRDSHADYRLLGLAPDPEDPSVVEVVPGSLSRVAAPGKYIVNISSGGKMKDTWVLER, from the coding sequence ATGAGTTCCACTGGTTATCCGAGGTTCGAACGCTCACTGTCGGCCACCAACGAGGTCTTTCTCCCAGATAATAACCCGCGCCCGGTGTACCGCGAGGTGCTCGCGGAGCTCGGGGGTCTGGGCCCCGGGAAATGGCGCGAGCGCCTGGACCTCGCCCACCGCCGGCTCCTGGATGAGCAGCACGCCTTCGGCCTCGCCGACGGCGACATGACCCACCCTACGGACTGGGTTCCGCGCATCATCCCGGCCGAGGACTGGGAGAGGCTCGAAAAGGGCGCCGCCCAGCGACTGCGCGCCATAAACGAGTTTCTGCGGCGGCTGGAGGCCGGGACCGAGGAGATAGTGCCACGGGAGGTACTCGAGACCAGTGTCCTCTATGACACCGGGACGCCGAACCGCTTCGGGCCGGTGCCGGTGCGTCAGATCTCCTTCGACATAGTCGCCGTCGAGGGCGAGAGGGATGAAAGCGGCATCGGCCCCCTGGAGTACCTCGTAATAGAGGAGAACGCGAAGATGCCCGTCGGGCTCGCCCCGATGACCCGCCGCCGCCAGATGACGCGGGACGTGTTCTTCCCCGAGGCCTACGAGAAGCTGCCGGTGCGCTCGCTGGACGGCTGGCTCGCCCGCCTCGGCGACGCCCTGCGCGCCGCCGCCCCACAAGGTAGACCGGAAGAGGCGACGCTCGCGGTGGTTTCCGGCGGGCCGGAGGATCAGTTCTACCTCGACCACCACATCTACGCCGCCGAGATGGGCGCGATTCTGGCCGAGCCGGGGGACCTCGACTTCGACGAGGCCGGGTATCTCGTGCAGCGCGCCACGGGCCGACGGATAGACGTGATCTACGAGCGCGTGGACGAGGACCGGCTCTACTCCGAGCTGCCGCGCCTGCTGAAGAGTCACCTCGAAGGCAAGGTCCACGTGCTCTTCGCCCCGAACTCAGAGGTAATAGACGACAAGGGCGTCTACCCCTTCGTGCCCGAGATGATCCGGCGCTACCTCGGCGAGGAACCGATAATCGGGAACGCCAGGACCTACTCGCTCGCCGTGGAGTCGGACCGCGAGTACGTCATGGACCATTTCGACGAGCTCGTGATAAAGAGCCGCGGAGGCTACGGCGGCAAGGACGTCCTTATAGGACCCTCGGAGCCGCCGGAGACGATACAGAAGTTCCGCCGCCAGGTGGAGGAGAACCCGGTCGAGTACATCGCCCAGGAGCTAATAGACTTCTCGACCCACGTCCTCTGCGAGCCGGGTGATTCGGAAGGTTCGGACAAGGCCGGCCCAGAGCTGCGCGACTCCCACGCGGACTACCGGCTGCTCGGGCTCGCCCCGGACCCGGAGGACCCGTCGGTTGTGGAGGTCGTGCCGGGCTCGCTCTCGCGGGTGGCGGCACCCGGCAAGTACATAGTGAACATCTCCAGCGGCGGCAAGATGAAGGACACCTGGGTGCTCGAAAGGTGA